Proteins from one Cryptomeria japonica chromosome 4, Sugi_1.0, whole genome shotgun sequence genomic window:
- the LOC131045411 gene encoding U-box domain-containing protein 33-like, translating to MCLIKSVNVQQVKADTLIVSNLDVSKGIVEEVWKRGITKLVIGTTSTRGGLSKRLKIQGPGKADYVRKHAINTCDIFIVCKENLVSEGKGCSVENDDFSRSFSLDPNPEQCLRISSEASPDFPVDGDSTAASSEDANDVLSEPQLSPAKRELERETIRRMEAEAAALKSHCKLKEYEAALEEAVKEKETAILESKLKEDEWISLLNRFSIERDDAFQQLEATQKKLAAVEKQNYRILQEKEAEIKKLQDCLRSGPRIETSSTSYALQIKEYSFDEIKAATCNLSESLRLKVGGYGNIYRGAIGQTTVTVKTLREDSLQGWQEIRREVNILKGIQYPNLVTILGTCFERGCIMYEYMPHGCLTDRLSGKTGTSPLSWQERTRITMEICSALHFLHGLKPDPIVHRDLKPENILLDENDVSKITNFGLARRLPEVVQGEPEPRRTYLYMDPEYMGSGKYTTKSDVYSLGMIILQLLTGKSALGLVNEVKSALGSGELKQILDPSAGEWPFAHATQVAELGLLCTEQVSEKRPDLEPAVMKMMDKLRSFKIAETDAARPRTVQVTDVPSCFFCPITKDIMQYPCVAADGFTYEKETIKEWFCRGHDTSPMTNVKLEHTSLISNHSLRSAILQWQERHI from the exons ATGTGCCTTATCAAATCCGTGAATGTCCAACAGGTGAAAGCAGATACTTTGATTGTTTCCAACCTTGATGTTTccaaaggaattgttgaagaagtttggaagaGGGGTATCACGAAACTTGTCATCGGCACAACGTCAACACGCGGTGGCCTGTCTAA AAGGCTGAAGATTCAAGGGCCAGGAAAAGCAGATTACGTCCGAAAGCACGCGATCAACACTTGTGACATCTTTATCGTATGTAAGGAAAATCTTGTGTCAGAGGGAAAAGGTTGTTCTGTTGAAAATG ATGATTTTAGCCGATCTTTCTCTTTGGATCCAAACCCCGAACAATGCTTGAGAATCTCCAGTGAAGCTTCCCCTGATTTTCCAGTGGACGGAGATTCTACGGCAGCTTCGTCAGAAGATGCGAATGATGTCCTATCTGAGCCTCAATTATCTCCA gcaaaaagagaattggaaagggaaacCATAAGACGTATGGAAGCAGAGGCGGCTGCACTGAAATCTCATTGCAAG CTTAAAGAATACGAAGCCGCCTTAGAAGAAGCAGTGAAAGAGAAAGAAACCGCGATCTTAGAATCAAAACTTAAAGAAGACGAGTGGATATCTCTGCTCAACCGATTTTCAATTGAACGAGACGATGCTTTCCAGCAACTCGAAGCGACACAGAAGAAGCTCGCAGCGGTGGAGAAACAAAACTACCGCATTTTGCAAGAAAAGGAGGCTGAAATTAAGAAGCTTCAAGACTGTTTGCGTTCTGGGCCTCGAATCGAAACGTCATCCACTTCTTATGCCCTTCAAATCAAGGAATATTCCTTCGACGAAATTAAAGCGGCAACCTGCAATTTATCTGAAAGTTTAAGACTCAAAGTCGGTGGCTATGGCAACATTTACAGAGGCGCAATAGGACAAACAACGGTTACAGTTAAAACCCTCAGGGAGGACAGTTTACAGGGCTGGCAGGAGATCCGACGCGAG GTCAATATTTTAAAAGGTATCCAGTATCCGAATTTGGTGACGATCTTAGGAACCTGTTTCGAGCGAGGTTGTATAATGTATGAGTATATGCCCCACGGATGCCTGACAGATCGTCTGAGCGGCAAAACCGGCACTTCACCGCTCTCTTGGCAGGAAAGAACGCGAATTACCATGGAAATTTGCTCTGCTTTACACTTCTTACACGGTTTAAAGCCGGATCCAATCGTCCACCGCGACCTTAAGCCCGAAAATATACTCCTCGACGAGAATGATGTAAGTAAAATCACTAACTTTGGTCTCGCTCGTCGTCTACCAGAAGTTGTACAGGGAGAACCAGAGCCAAGACGTACATATTTGTATATGGATCCAGAGTACATGGGCAGCGGCAAATACACAACCAAATCCGATGTATACAGCCTAGGAATGATCATCCTTCAGCTTCTTACAGGGAAATCAGCGCTGGGACTGGTAAATGAGGTAAAAAGTGCGCTTGGTAGTGGAGAATTGAAACAGATTTTGGACCCTTCAGCAGGTGAATGGCCTTTTGCGCACGCTACTCAAGTGGCTGAACTTGGATTACTTTGCACGGAACAAGTAAGCGAGAAGAGGCCGGACCTTGAGCCAGCTGTGATGAAAATGATGGATAAGCTTCGAAGCTTTAAAATCGCTGAAACTGACGCCGCCAGGCCTCGCACAGTTCAGGTTACAGATGTTCCGAGTTGCTTCTTCTGTCCAATAACTAAG GATATTATGCAGTATCCTTGTGTTGCGGCAGACGGGTTTACATATGAAAAGGAGACCATCAAAGAATGGTTTTGTCGAGGACACGACACATCGCCCATGACAAATGTAAAGCTTGAGCATACGAGTCTGATATCTAACCATTCGTTGAGATCAGCCATTCTACAGTGGCAAGAAAGACACATTTAA